TGCGTCGCGAAGCATCCTAACCAAGGATAGACGCTATTTGTGGAGGTTTGGTGATGTGGGCATCGCCGTATCTTGAAGCCTGGCCTGCGGCCGTGCGCTGGCTCTGGCCTGGGGCAGTCGCCTGTCTGGCTGGATCGGCATGGATTGCGCGACGCAAGGCCGGCGTTCAGGATGCCCGGCAACGGCAGAAAACACGACTGCATGAAGAGTTAGAAGCCTACACCCGGCTAGATACCCGCATTCCTGACGAAGGAGAGATGCGAGGCTTGGCACACCGAGTATGCCGCATGGTGGCCGAAAAGAGTGCGTTTTCCCGCGCTGCAATGCTTGTTCGCGGCGCTACAGGTCGTCTGCAAACCGAAGATAGCAAAGGTCTGGACGAACAAACCGCACAAGCGCTGGATGCCTGGTGTGAATCGTTGATGGAAGTTGAGCGCGGCCAGACTGCAAATCACGGGACCTACGAATTCGGTATGCGTATTACGCCGAACAGCTTTGCTATCGTGCTGGGCAAAGGTGCCGAAGACACAGGCTGTGGACGCGCAGTCTTCACCCCCATGTGGGGCTCCAGCGGTCGAATTCTAGGTGCGCTGGTTGTCTGCGCCGATGGCCTGTTGAGCGTACGACGAAGCGCTGTGGTCGAAGCAATGGCAAACATCGAAGCACTCGCAGCCAAACTGGCACGGGCCATAGAGAACGCGGCGTTGGCTGAGCGTCTGCTCAAGGCGGAGAAGCTGGCAGGACTCGGCCTGCTTGCAGGAGGCGTCGCCCATGCCCTGGGCAATCCGTTGACCTCGGTGCTGGGTTTCGCCGAGCTGATTGCCGACACCACACAAGAGCCGCGCGTGCGCGAAGATGCCCAGATGATTGCACGAGAAGCCCGACGAATGCGCGAGACCGTAGACAGCCTTTCCAACTACTGGCAGCCCATTGCTGGCGGTGACGAGTTAGTCGAGATACCATCTCTACTCGATGAGTTGTCTGTCGTGTGCTCGGAAAAACTTGAGCGACGCGGAATCCGGCTGGTTGTCGAAACAGCAGACGCGGTTCCGATCATTCGCGGCAATAAGGAGCGGCTGCGACAGGTCATGGAGCATCTCTTGAACAATGCAGCCCAGGCAGTGGGCAAGGCTATGGAACTCGGCGTCGCTTCGCCACTAGACGATGACAGCGAGGCACACCTAATTCGAGTGACGGTCAACTGCGATGAGCGCACGTTGCACCTGATCATCAGCGACACCGGACCTGGTTTCCGCGAACCCGCGCGGGTCTTCGATCCGTTCTACACCGGCGCTGACGTGGAGGCGGGCGAAGGCGCGAAGATTGGGCTGAGCCTCTGTCACGGCATTGTTCGCGAGCACGGCGGTGAGATCAGCGCCTTCAACCTGCACCCTCACGGAGCAGCTGTCATGGTAGAGCTGCCCGTTGGCAGCGCCTCGCATCCTGCACGCGAAGTAGCTTAAGATCAGGCACTGGCGCTCGCGCCCTCAGCCTCGTAGACTTGCGCGATGAGATATCGGATGCATTGCTGCTCAAATCGCAGATTCCAAGAGCAGATGGCAGGGACACACTGATGGCGTTCACCTCCCGAAAGAGTAAGCAACCCCTCGGCGAAGACGCCTTGTTCGAGTATGCCGTCGCCACACTGGCGCGCAAGATGCGTACCGTGCGCGACCTCAAGCGCCTGATGAAGACACGCGCCCAAGCGGGCGAGGCTGGCGAACGCGACATGGACCGCGTGGTGGCGCGTCTGAAAGAACGGCAGTACCTCTCCGACACGCGCTTTGCCGCCGATTACACGCGCCTGCGTAAAGAGAACGAGAAGTACGGCCGCCGCCGAGTCCAGCAGGACCTGATGCAAAAAGGCGTCCACAAAGACCTCATCGCAAAGACGATCGAATCGGTCTACGAAGACGTGGACGAGGCCGCGCTTGCCCGCGAATACATCGCGCGCAAACGGATCAAGCAGCCAAGCGACGAGAACCGTCAAAAGGAGACTGCCCGCGTAATGGGCCGGTTACAGCGGGCAGGCTTCTCAGCGGGGGCCATCTACAAAGTCCTGCGCGAATGGGACATTGAGGTTGACGAGGTTGCCGTGGAAGAATCCCTTGAGGACAGCGGGCCCGATAGCTCTGTTTAAATCGCTCGCACAAGCCGCGCGGGCAGATAAAAGAGCGCGGCAATCAATTCAAACGTTCCACCAACGACGACCCCCACCAGCCGGAACGGCAGCAATACCAGCCAGATGAGTGGATACAGCAGAAGCGCAGCAATCGCAAGTGGCCAACAAAAAAGCAACAACAGACAGAAGAGCAGGAGTTTGAGCATCGATTCGTCTCCACTGCAAGATACGCCGCACGAAGATGAAAAGTTCCGGCGTCGGTGGGATGATTCAAGATGATGCCGTCGAATGACTTACAAAGGGTGGTCGCGGTCGATTGGTCAGGCGATAAGGGATCAGGCCAGCGCAAAAAGATCTGGGCAGGGGTATGGACGGCTTCAACCGGGCGAGTGGCGCTCGAATCAGGTCGCACGCGCGATGAGTTGGCCGCATGGCTGATCGAGATGGCACGCGAGACTCCGCGCATGGTCGTCGGCGTGGACTGCTGCTTCAGCTTTCCGGCGTGGTTTCTTGAAGAGCACCAATGCGCAACCGTGTTTGACTTCTGGCGCTTCGCCTCCGCAGGCCAAGGCGAGCGATGGCTCGCACGGGAATGCAAGGAAGTCGCCCGCGATGAACGTTTCTGGGGCGCGCCGCACAAACGGCCAGCACAGTTCTGCGGCGAAGGGCTTGCGCGCTCGATGCGCTTCACCGACATGGATAACAAGATCACCCCGAAGATGCTCACAGGCGATCCCGAGCGCGCAGCAAAAGTAAAAGGCATCACGCCGAAGTCGCCGTTTCAGATCGGCGGCAGCGGCAGCGTAGGTACTGGCTCTCTCCGCGCAATGCCGTTTCTGCTGAGGCTGCACGAAGCGGGCTTTCGCGTCTGGCCATTTGAGCACTCCGCAATCGGAGCGAAGAAGCCCGCGCCGCTGCTGGTCGAGATGTATACGCGCCTTCTGACGGGAGCGGTCGCCAAGAGCAACGCAATTGCACGCAAGTCCTATCTTGCGGCGAAGCGGAGAAACGACGTGGCTTATGCAACGCTCTCGCGCAACGTGCTGGCGAAGGCTTACGCCAGCGAAGATGCATTCGACGCGCTGGTCTGCGCGATGGAGATGGTTCAGGTGCGTGAAGAGTTTTCAGCTCTTCGTGCCACACGCAAGCCGCTGCTGCGCCTCGAAGGAATCACATGGCGCCCCGGAGTAGGCGGTCACTGAGCTGTCGCTGATAAACTTGAACCATCTATGATCAATCGTTCAGGCAACCAGATTCGGGAAGATTTTCTGCGTTTTTTTGAAGGCAAGGGACACCGGAGGGTGCACTCTTCTTCGCTGGTGCCGGCGAACGATCCCACGCTGCTGTTCACCAACGCGGGCATGAACCAGTTTAAGGACGTCTTCCTTGGTGCGGAGAAGCGTGACTACTCGCGCGCAACTACCTCGCAGAAGTGCGTCCGCGCGGGCGGCAAGCACAATGACCTCGAAAACGTCGGCTTCACTCGC
This is a stretch of genomic DNA from Edaphobacter acidisoli. It encodes these proteins:
- a CDS encoding sensor histidine kinase, whose product is MWASPYLEAWPAAVRWLWPGAVACLAGSAWIARRKAGVQDARQRQKTRLHEELEAYTRLDTRIPDEGEMRGLAHRVCRMVAEKSAFSRAAMLVRGATGRLQTEDSKGLDEQTAQALDAWCESLMEVERGQTANHGTYEFGMRITPNSFAIVLGKGAEDTGCGRAVFTPMWGSSGRILGALVVCADGLLSVRRSAVVEAMANIEALAAKLARAIENAALAERLLKAEKLAGLGLLAGGVAHALGNPLTSVLGFAELIADTTQEPRVREDAQMIAREARRMRETVDSLSNYWQPIAGGDELVEIPSLLDELSVVCSEKLERRGIRLVVETADAVPIIRGNKERLRQVMEHLLNNAAQAVGKAMELGVASPLDDDSEAHLIRVTVNCDERTLHLIISDTGPGFREPARVFDPFYTGADVEAGEGAKIGLSLCHGIVREHGGEISAFNLHPHGAAVMVELPVGSASHPAREVA
- a CDS encoding regulatory protein RecX yields the protein MAFTSRKSKQPLGEDALFEYAVATLARKMRTVRDLKRLMKTRAQAGEAGERDMDRVVARLKERQYLSDTRFAADYTRLRKENEKYGRRRVQQDLMQKGVHKDLIAKTIESVYEDVDEAALAREYIARKRIKQPSDENRQKETARVMGRLQRAGFSAGAIYKVLREWDIEVDEVAVEESLEDSGPDSSV